One segment of Streptosporangium brasiliense DNA contains the following:
- a CDS encoding ABC transporter permease → MTLNAQATGPDTASDSQGMAIVARTQGQMVRRRFFRHRAALVGMIMFGLVIILAFSSIGFAGIPGWWDKNYLDTGALTNQGRPTLSLIPEFLGGTGIHLGEHPFGQDDIGIDYFALTMRGAQQSIIIAFIVGIVATLSGTIVGALAGYFRGRIEAVLMRLTDVMITIPVLIIAAVVGRMMGDSGAVVLGLFLGLVTWPTLGRLVRGEFLSLREKEFVEAARAIGTRPSRIIFRHILPNTIGVIIVSATLGIASAVLLESALSFLGLGIQAPDTSLGQLISRYRSAMVVRPWLFWWPGVFIITIALSINFIGDGLRDAFDPRQTRVRA, encoded by the coding sequence ATGACGCTCAATGCGCAGGCCACGGGACCTGACACCGCATCCGATTCGCAGGGCATGGCGATCGTCGCCCGGACGCAGGGCCAGATGGTCCGCCGCCGCTTCTTCCGGCACCGCGCCGCGCTGGTCGGGATGATCATGTTCGGCCTCGTCATCATCCTGGCGTTCAGCTCCATCGGCTTCGCCGGCATCCCCGGCTGGTGGGACAAGAACTACCTCGACACCGGCGCGCTGACCAACCAGGGCAGGCCGACCCTCAGCCTGATCCCCGAGTTCCTCGGCGGCACCGGCATCCACCTCGGCGAGCACCCGTTCGGCCAGGACGACATCGGCATCGACTACTTCGCGCTCACCATGCGCGGCGCCCAGCAGTCGATCATCATCGCGTTCATCGTCGGTATCGTCGCGACCCTCAGCGGCACCATCGTCGGCGCGCTGGCCGGCTACTTCCGGGGCCGGATCGAGGCGGTGCTGATGCGCCTCACCGACGTGATGATCACCATTCCGGTCCTCATCATCGCCGCCGTGGTCGGCCGGATGATGGGTGACAGCGGGGCCGTCGTCCTCGGACTCTTCCTGGGCCTGGTGACCTGGCCGACGCTGGGCCGGCTGGTCCGCGGCGAGTTCCTCTCCCTGCGGGAGAAGGAGTTCGTGGAGGCCGCCCGCGCGATCGGCACGCGGCCGAGCCGGATCATCTTCCGCCACATCCTGCCCAACACCATCGGTGTGATCATCGTCAGTGCCACCCTGGGCATCGCCAGCGCGGTGCTGCTGGAGTCGGCGCTGTCCTTCCTGGGCCTCGGCATCCAGGCGCCGGACACCTCGCTGGGCCAGCTGATCAGCCGCTACCGCAGCGCGATGGTGGTCCGCCCGTGGCTGTTCTGGTGGCCCGGCGTGTTCATCATCACGATCGCGCTGTCGATCAACTTCATCGGCGACGGCCTGCGTGACGCCTTCGACCCCCGACAGACCCGGGTGCGTGCCTAA
- a CDS encoding ABC transporter permease, which translates to MIVFIARRLVISFFVLLAATFIIFVLTALSGDPLEDLRQDNSPNKANKIADRTERMELNTPIPLRYLGWLGRIVRGELGVNRDGQDVAPLLGHALSATLQLVLAATVLAIVVGIVVGIVSALRQYSGFDYTVTFAAFVCFSLPLFWVAVMLKQYMAIEFNNWLKDPGIPPTVIGLLALVGGLIFGALTVGDRKRRLLAFLIGAVISGALFTLLSVTRWFADPGFGLPLVLAMSAAAAVGFTVLSAGLRQRGPLYAALAAALIGALASQVLDPLLVDPTWLEIIGLALLTVAVCVGLGYGLGGIQRRQATTAAVLTGLFTGAVIFVDHMLQAFDSYSKVVRGRPISTIGARTPNFKGDFWQLNLDSAGHLLLPSLALILISLATYTRYSRASMLEVMNQDYVRTARAKGLPERTVVVKHAFRNGLIPVTTLMAFDFAGVIGGAVVTENVFGWQGMGNLFINGLREVDPAPVMAFFIVTGTAIVVFNMIADILYAYLDPRIRLS; encoded by the coding sequence ATGATCGTCTTCATCGCGCGGAGACTGGTCATCTCGTTCTTCGTCCTCCTGGCGGCCACCTTCATCATCTTCGTGCTGACGGCGCTCTCGGGCGACCCGTTGGAAGACCTCCGCCAGGACAACAGCCCCAACAAGGCAAACAAGATCGCCGACCGCACCGAGCGGATGGAGCTCAACACCCCGATCCCGCTCCGCTACCTGGGCTGGCTCGGCCGCATCGTCCGGGGCGAGCTCGGCGTCAACCGCGACGGCCAGGACGTCGCCCCCCTTCTCGGCCACGCCCTGTCGGCCACCCTCCAGCTCGTGCTCGCCGCCACCGTGCTGGCGATCGTCGTCGGCATCGTCGTCGGCATCGTCTCCGCCCTCCGCCAGTACAGCGGCTTCGACTACACCGTCACCTTCGCCGCCTTCGTCTGCTTCTCCCTGCCGCTCTTCTGGGTCGCGGTGATGCTCAAGCAGTACATGGCCATCGAGTTCAACAACTGGCTGAAGGACCCCGGCATCCCGCCGACCGTCATCGGCCTCCTGGCGCTGGTCGGCGGCCTGATATTCGGCGCGCTCACCGTGGGCGACCGCAAGCGGCGGCTCCTCGCCTTCCTCATCGGCGCCGTGATCAGCGGTGCGCTGTTCACCCTGCTCTCGGTGACCCGCTGGTTCGCCGACCCCGGCTTCGGCCTCCCGCTCGTCCTGGCCATGTCGGCCGCCGCCGCGGTGGGCTTCACCGTCCTGTCCGCCGGGCTGCGCCAGCGCGGACCGCTGTACGCCGCCCTCGCCGCCGCCCTGATCGGCGCGCTGGCCTCACAGGTGCTCGACCCGCTGCTGGTCGACCCGACCTGGCTGGAGATCATCGGTCTCGCCCTGCTGACGGTCGCGGTCTGCGTCGGCCTCGGCTACGGCCTCGGCGGGATCCAGCGCCGGCAGGCGACCACCGCCGCCGTGCTGACCGGCCTGTTCACCGGCGCCGTGATCTTCGTGGACCACATGCTCCAGGCGTTCGACTCCTACAGCAAGGTGGTGCGCGGCCGCCCGATCTCGACGATCGGCGCACGGACCCCCAACTTCAAGGGCGACTTCTGGCAGCTGAACCTGGACTCGGCCGGCCACCTGCTGCTGCCGAGCCTGGCGCTCATCCTGATCTCCCTGGCCACCTACACGCGCTACAGCCGGGCGAGCATGCTGGAGGTCATGAACCAGGACTACGTCCGCACGGCCCGCGCCAAGGGCCTGCCGGAGCGGACCGTCGTGGTCAAGCACGCCTTCCGCAACGGGCTCATCCCGGTCACCACCCTGATGGCCTTCGACTTCGCCGGCGTCATCGGCGGCGCGGTGGTCACCGAGAACGTCTTCGGCTGGCAGGGCATGGGCAACCTGTTCATCAACGGCCTGCGGGAGGTGGACCCCGCCCCGGTCATGGCGTTCTTCATCGTCACCGGGACCGCGATCGTCGTCTTCAACATGATCGCCGACATCCTCTACGCGTACCTCGACCCGCGCATCCGGCTGTCCTGA
- a CDS encoding ABC transporter family substrate-binding protein: MFQSRTSGKFLAAVAGGALLLTACAGNDAGTSSPTSPGSASASAPAAQTITYAYEQEFHSYNNNTVAENATRNAGPLQRVLTGFWIYGDKGAITPDKDFGTYEKTSDDPLTVEYTISDKAVWSDGVPIDCDDVMLWWGFKSGKIKGFSSSGNEGVQDTKLPECDKGGKKFSLIYDKPFADWVANGPGATEILPAHVVAKQGGLSEDEFIAAVKDTDAKKLEKSIKFFNDGWVSEGTLPAADLIPSSGPYKLSKMDAGQSLTFVANDKWWGTPAATPTVVERFIALDEQAQALQNREVQIVEPQPGPDVLNQLKAIEGVKVNLSDEYTYEHLDFNFDSSPFKDKALREAFAKCVPRQLIVDNLIKPVAPEAKPLEIRNVAPFQANSAAVISASGGAGVYAQQDIEGAKALLEKAGKTGLEVKVGYQTPNPRRTAAVQLIIDSCNKAGFKVVDKGSEDFFGTVMPANGYDVALYAWAGSSLVSGWASTFTTPKKCDGENKGNNNGCYSSKKVDELITKLNATVDLAAQDPIIAEIEKNLWADLATIPLFQHPGLSAWDEAVQNVVPNPAQSTITWNMDKWSLS; this comes from the coding sequence GTGTTCCAATCGCGGACATCTGGCAAGTTTCTAGCTGCTGTGGCGGGAGGTGCGCTCCTGCTGACCGCCTGCGCGGGTAACGACGCCGGGACGAGCTCGCCGACCTCGCCGGGCTCGGCGTCAGCCTCGGCTCCGGCGGCCCAGACCATCACCTATGCCTACGAGCAGGAGTTCCACTCCTACAACAACAACACCGTCGCGGAGAACGCCACCCGCAACGCGGGCCCCCTCCAGCGCGTGCTGACGGGCTTCTGGATCTACGGTGACAAGGGCGCCATCACGCCCGACAAGGACTTCGGCACCTACGAGAAGACCTCCGACGACCCGCTGACCGTCGAATACACCATCAGCGACAAGGCCGTCTGGTCGGACGGCGTGCCGATCGACTGCGACGACGTCATGCTCTGGTGGGGCTTCAAGTCCGGCAAGATCAAGGGCTTCTCCTCCTCCGGCAACGAGGGCGTCCAGGACACCAAGCTGCCCGAGTGCGACAAGGGCGGCAAGAAGTTCTCCCTCATCTACGACAAGCCCTTCGCCGACTGGGTGGCCAACGGCCCCGGCGCGACCGAGATCCTGCCGGCCCACGTGGTCGCCAAGCAGGGCGGCCTGTCCGAGGACGAGTTCATCGCGGCGGTCAAGGACACCGACGCCAAGAAGCTCGAGAAGTCCATCAAGTTCTTCAACGACGGCTGGGTCTCCGAGGGCACGCTGCCCGCGGCCGACCTGATCCCCTCCTCGGGCCCGTACAAGCTCTCCAAGATGGACGCCGGTCAGTCGCTGACCTTCGTCGCCAACGACAAGTGGTGGGGCACCCCGGCGGCCACCCCGACCGTCGTGGAGCGTTTCATCGCCCTGGACGAGCAGGCCCAGGCGCTGCAGAACCGTGAGGTCCAGATCGTCGAGCCGCAGCCCGGCCCCGACGTGCTCAACCAGCTCAAGGCCATCGAAGGCGTCAAGGTCAACCTCAGCGACGAATACACCTACGAGCACCTCGACTTCAACTTCGACTCCAGCCCGTTCAAGGACAAGGCGCTGCGTGAGGCCTTCGCCAAGTGCGTGCCCCGGCAGCTCATCGTCGACAACCTGATCAAGCCCGTCGCGCCGGAGGCCAAGCCTCTGGAGATCCGCAACGTCGCCCCGTTCCAGGCCAACAGCGCCGCGGTCATCTCTGCCAGCGGCGGCGCCGGCGTCTACGCCCAGCAGGACATCGAGGGCGCCAAGGCGCTCCTGGAGAAGGCGGGCAAGACCGGCCTCGAGGTCAAGGTCGGCTACCAGACCCCGAACCCGCGCCGCACCGCGGCCGTGCAGCTCATCATCGACTCCTGCAACAAGGCCGGTTTCAAGGTCGTCGACAAGGGCTCCGAGGACTTCTTCGGCACCGTGATGCCGGCCAACGGCTACGACGTGGCGCTGTACGCCTGGGCGGGCTCCTCCCTGGTCAGCGGCTGGGCCTCCACCTTCACCACGCCGAAGAAGTGCGACGGCGAGAACAAGGGCAACAACAACGGCTGCTACTCCAGCAAGAAGGTCGACGAGCTCATCACGAAGCTGAACGCGACCGTCGACCTGGCCGCGCAGGACCCGATCATCGCTGAGATCGAGAAGAACCTCTGGGCCGACCTGGCCACGATCCCGCTGTTCCAGCACCCGGGCCTCAGCGCGTGGGACGAGGCGGTTCAGAACGTCGTCCCGAACCCCGCGCAGTCGACCATCACCTGGAACATGGACAAGTGGAGCCTGTCGTAA
- a CDS encoding MFS transporter, whose product MSTTLQTRERGLHRAWIVAGVAFVAILGAAGFRATPGVLITPLQQEFGWSRGTISLAVSVNLMLYGLTAPFAAALMNRFGMRRVVACALLLVAAGSGFTILMNAPWQLVLCWGVLVGLGTGSMALVFAATLTERWFVRHRGLVTGILTAGGATGQLIFLPILAHLAAAQGWRSAAVTVTVAALAVVPLVWFLLRDRPEEVGTTALGADPGAAAPAPPVRTGGAAAHALTVLWTAARTRPFWLLAGGFAICGMSTNGLVGTHFIPAAHDHGMAEPTAAGLLALVGIFDVVGTVASGWLSDKVDSRVLLGAYYGLRGLSLMVLPSLFGATAEPSMLVFIIFYGLDWVATVPPTVALCRQIYGSEGAVVFGWVFASHQVGAAVAAVGAGLARDHFGAYDLAWYAAGFLCLIAALMSVAIAKKASLRA is encoded by the coding sequence ATGTCAACGACTCTTCAGACGCGTGAGCGCGGACTGCATCGCGCCTGGATCGTGGCGGGAGTCGCGTTCGTGGCCATTCTCGGCGCGGCCGGATTCCGGGCCACGCCCGGGGTGCTGATCACCCCGCTCCAGCAGGAGTTCGGCTGGTCCCGGGGCACGATCTCGCTGGCCGTCTCGGTCAACCTCATGCTCTACGGCCTGACGGCCCCGTTCGCCGCCGCCCTCATGAACCGCTTCGGCATGCGCCGGGTGGTGGCGTGCGCGCTGCTGCTCGTCGCGGCCGGCAGCGGGTTCACCATCCTGATGAACGCCCCCTGGCAGCTCGTCCTGTGCTGGGGAGTCCTGGTCGGCCTCGGCACCGGGTCGATGGCCCTGGTCTTCGCCGCCACCCTCACCGAGCGCTGGTTCGTCCGCCACCGCGGCCTCGTCACCGGCATCCTCACCGCGGGCGGCGCCACCGGGCAGCTCATCTTCCTGCCGATCCTCGCCCACCTCGCCGCCGCCCAGGGCTGGCGCTCGGCCGCCGTCACGGTCACCGTCGCCGCCCTCGCCGTGGTCCCCCTGGTCTGGTTCCTGCTGCGCGACCGCCCCGAGGAGGTCGGCACCACCGCCCTGGGGGCCGATCCCGGCGCGGCCGCCCCCGCCCCGCCCGTCAGGACCGGCGGGGCCGCCGCGCACGCGCTCACCGTGCTGTGGACGGCCGCGCGGACCCGGCCCTTCTGGCTGCTCGCCGGCGGGTTCGCGATCTGCGGGATGAGCACCAACGGCCTGGTCGGCACCCACTTCATCCCCGCCGCCCACGACCACGGCATGGCCGAGCCGACCGCCGCGGGGCTCCTCGCCCTGGTCGGGATCTTCGACGTCGTCGGGACCGTCGCGTCCGGCTGGCTGAGCGACAAGGTCGACTCGCGGGTCCTGCTCGGGGCCTACTACGGGCTGCGCGGGCTGTCGCTGATGGTCCTCCCCAGCCTGTTCGGGGCCACCGCCGAGCCCAGCATGCTCGTCTTCATCATCTTCTACGGCCTCGACTGGGTGGCCACCGTACCGCCCACCGTGGCCCTGTGCCGACAGATCTACGGCTCCGAGGGCGCGGTGGTGTTCGGCTGGGTCTTCGCCTCTCACCAGGTCGGCGCGGCCGTCGCCGCGGTGGGCGCGGGACTCGCCCGCGACCACTTCGGCGCCTACGACCTCGCCTGGTACGCCGCCGGATTCCTCTGCCTGATCGCGGCCCTGATGTCGGTCGCCATCGCGAAGAAGGCATCCTTGAGAGCGTGA
- a CDS encoding aminoacyl-tRNA hydrolase — protein MTGQKVLPLVVRIERAAPPERTDALEAAALAVLTLLDDPRARGEGEWTQAVRSWEEIGIRKVVRRARGAEWRRVLDLPGITVTSGTAEVRVHPPVPLDDWPKDLSRLQVSGTELTDPAPPGPAGEVTLWINPELEMSAGKAMAQAGHAAQLAWWGSDGPARQAWRERGLTVSVRTADPAGWAALTASGLPVVRDAGFTEIEPGSCTVVADAPWLRQGGFRPAASGPLRSS, from the coding sequence GTGACCGGCCAGAAAGTGCTACCGCTCGTGGTCAGGATCGAGCGGGCGGCCCCTCCGGAGCGCACCGACGCCCTGGAGGCGGCCGCGCTGGCCGTGCTGACCCTGCTCGACGACCCCCGGGCCCGCGGCGAGGGCGAGTGGACCCAGGCGGTCCGCTCCTGGGAGGAGATCGGGATCAGGAAGGTCGTCCGGCGGGCGCGCGGGGCCGAGTGGCGCCGGGTGCTCGACCTGCCCGGCATCACGGTGACCTCCGGCACCGCCGAGGTGCGGGTCCACCCGCCGGTGCCCCTCGACGACTGGCCCAAGGACCTGTCCAGGCTCCAGGTCTCCGGCACCGAACTGACCGACCCGGCCCCGCCGGGACCGGCGGGGGAGGTGACGCTCTGGATCAACCCGGAGCTGGAGATGTCGGCGGGCAAGGCCATGGCCCAGGCCGGGCACGCGGCCCAGCTCGCCTGGTGGGGGAGTGACGGGCCGGCCCGGCAGGCGTGGCGGGAGCGGGGACTGACGGTCTCCGTGCGGACCGCCGACCCCGCCGGATGGGCCGCGCTGACCGCCTCGGGGCTGCCGGTGGTCCGGGACGCGGGGTTCACCGAGATCGAGCCCGGGTCCTGCACCGTCGTCGCGGACGCCCCGTGGCTGCGCCAGGGCGGCTTCCGGCCCGCGGCCTCAGGCCCGCTCAGGTCATCCTGA
- a CDS encoding DUF3616 domain-containing protein, whose protein sequence is MSVERQVELRFHATSREARTHPDLSAVGVDGPGLWAAGDETATVERLTFRDGPSEARPAPGGGVLADIVRMT, encoded by the coding sequence ATGTCCGTAGAACGTCAGGTGGAACTCCGGTTCCACGCCACCTCGCGTGAGGCGAGGACCCACCCCGATCTGTCCGCCGTCGGCGTCGACGGTCCCGGGCTCTGGGCGGCGGGGGACGAGACCGCCACCGTCGAGCGTCTGACGTTCCGCGACGGCCCGTCGGAGGCCCGGCCGGCCCCTGGGGGAGGGGTACTCGCCGACATCGTCAGGATGACCTGA
- the ftsH gene encoding ATP-dependent zinc metalloprotease FtsH, which produces MERPASPERRGPDAEGRDREDQPKPWRSEGLPGEPPAPQRPKINWKRFLLTLLVVYAGFFLISSIFDSGGVETVSYTQFLRQVQAGNVKDIYAKGFSVQGDLKKAAQDPDSDNRGYTKFSSEIPVFADEGQLYRQLVAGGVEIKAEPVTGDRGFVVNLLLSLLPVLLLAGLWIWFMRRSAAGMVGGGGLGGLGGMGRSKAATPVEAGKVRVDFDDVAGIDEVENELAEIVDYLKEPDRYLRLGAKLPKGVLLAGPPGTGKTLLARAVAGEADVPFFSAGASEFIEMIVGVGASRVRELFEEARKVAPSIIFIDEIDAIGRVRGGSTIGGHDEREQTLNQILTEMDGFTGSEGVIVIAATNRPEILDPALLRPGRFDRTVTVSAPDAGGRLEILKVHTRGVPLADDVNLERLARATPGMTGADLANLVNEAALLAAKRDNAEVRARDLADALEKILLGTARALVIPQEERRRTAYHEAGHALLGMLQPGADPVRRISIIPRGRALGVTLSTPDTDRYAYDEKYLRGRIIGALGGMAAEQVVYNLVTTGAENDLEQVTMIARGMVGRWGMSSRIGPLTILPSSADGQLTAAPATLAAVDEETRRIVDECYGVALRVLRENRDRLDAIVIALLEQETLGEAEAYAAAGLPRGGQTEWGGEAAGGTRREGEKER; this is translated from the coding sequence GTGGAACGACCGGCGTCTCCGGAGCGCAGGGGACCCGACGCCGAAGGGCGCGACAGGGAAGACCAGCCCAAGCCGTGGCGGTCCGAAGGGCTGCCCGGCGAGCCACCGGCCCCGCAGCGCCCGAAGATCAACTGGAAACGCTTCCTGCTCACACTCCTGGTGGTCTACGCGGGTTTCTTCCTCATCTCGTCGATCTTCGACAGCGGCGGGGTCGAGACGGTCTCCTACACCCAGTTCCTCCGGCAGGTGCAGGCCGGCAACGTCAAGGACATCTACGCCAAGGGCTTCTCCGTCCAGGGCGATCTGAAGAAGGCCGCCCAGGATCCCGACAGCGACAACCGCGGCTACACCAAGTTCTCCAGCGAGATCCCGGTCTTCGCCGACGAGGGCCAGCTCTACCGGCAGCTCGTCGCGGGGGGCGTGGAGATCAAGGCCGAGCCGGTCACCGGTGACCGCGGCTTCGTGGTCAACCTGCTGCTGTCACTGCTGCCCGTGCTGCTGCTGGCCGGCCTGTGGATCTGGTTCATGCGCCGCTCGGCGGCAGGCATGGTGGGCGGCGGAGGGCTGGGCGGCCTGGGCGGCATGGGCAGGTCCAAGGCGGCCACGCCGGTGGAGGCGGGCAAGGTCCGGGTCGACTTCGACGACGTCGCCGGCATCGACGAGGTGGAGAACGAACTCGCCGAGATCGTCGACTACCTCAAGGAGCCCGACAGGTACCTCAGGCTGGGCGCCAAGCTCCCCAAGGGCGTGCTCCTCGCCGGCCCGCCCGGCACCGGCAAGACCCTGCTCGCCCGGGCGGTCGCGGGCGAGGCCGACGTGCCCTTCTTCTCGGCGGGCGCCTCGGAGTTCATCGAGATGATCGTGGGCGTCGGCGCGTCACGGGTGCGCGAGCTGTTCGAGGAGGCCCGCAAGGTCGCCCCGTCGATCATCTTCATCGACGAGATCGACGCGATCGGCCGGGTGCGCGGCGGCAGCACGATCGGCGGCCACGACGAGCGCGAGCAGACCCTCAACCAGATTCTCACCGAGATGGACGGCTTCACCGGCTCCGAGGGCGTCATCGTGATCGCGGCCACCAACCGGCCGGAGATCCTCGACCCGGCGCTGCTGCGGCCCGGCCGCTTCGACCGGACCGTCACGGTCTCCGCGCCGGACGCCGGTGGGCGGCTGGAGATCCTCAAGGTGCACACCCGCGGCGTGCCGCTCGCCGACGACGTGAACCTGGAGCGGCTCGCCAGGGCCACCCCCGGCATGACCGGCGCCGATCTGGCCAATCTCGTCAACGAGGCCGCGCTGCTCGCCGCCAAGCGGGACAACGCCGAGGTGCGGGCACGCGATCTCGCCGACGCCCTGGAGAAGATCCTGCTCGGTACGGCCCGCGCGCTCGTGATCCCGCAGGAGGAGCGCAGGCGCACCGCCTACCACGAGGCGGGCCACGCGCTGCTCGGCATGCTCCAGCCCGGGGCGGACCCGGTCAGGAGGATCTCGATCATCCCGCGCGGCAGGGCGCTCGGCGTCACGCTCTCCACGCCCGACACCGATCGTTACGCCTACGACGAGAAGTATCTGCGCGGCCGGATCATCGGGGCCCTCGGCGGCATGGCCGCCGAGCAGGTCGTCTACAACCTCGTCACCACCGGCGCGGAGAACGACCTGGAGCAGGTCACCATGATCGCCCGGGGCATGGTCGGCCGCTGGGGCATGTCCTCCAGGATCGGCCCGCTGACCATCCTGCCGAGTTCCGCCGACGGCCAGCTCACGGCCGCTCCGGCCACCCTGGCTGCCGTGGACGAGGAGACCCGGCGCATCGTGGACGAGTGCTACGGGGTGGCCCTGCGCGTCCTGAGGGAGAACCGCGACCGCTTGGACGCCATCGTCATCGCCCTGCTGGAGCAGGAGACCCTGGGCGAGGCCGAGGCATATGCCGCCGCGGGACTGCCGCGCGGCGGACAGACGGAGTGGGGCGGGGAGGCGGCAGGAGGGACACGACGGGAAGGCGAGAAGGAGCGGTGA
- a CDS encoding Maf family protein: protein MTQIVLASASPARLALLRSAGLDPKVIVSGVDEEAVTADTPSELCLTLARAKAAVVARDLTEGLVIGCDSVLELDGRAYGKPSSAEEAVSRWQGMRGREGRLLTGHCVIDAADGREVAEAAATVVRFGTPTDAEIAAYVATGEPLAVAGAFTLDGAGGWFVDGIDGDHGNVLGISLPLLRRLLTTLGVSVPALWQHA from the coding sequence GTGACCCAGATCGTTCTCGCCTCCGCTTCGCCCGCCCGCCTCGCCCTGCTCCGCAGCGCCGGACTCGACCCCAAGGTGATCGTCAGTGGGGTCGACGAAGAGGCCGTCACCGCAGACACCCCGAGCGAGCTCTGCCTCACCCTGGCCCGCGCGAAGGCCGCTGTCGTGGCCCGCGACCTGACCGAGGGCCTGGTCATCGGCTGTGACTCGGTGCTGGAGCTCGACGGCCGGGCCTACGGCAAGCCGTCCTCGGCCGAGGAGGCCGTCTCCCGATGGCAGGGCATGCGCGGCCGTGAGGGCCGGCTGCTCACCGGCCACTGCGTGATCGACGCCGCCGACGGGCGGGAGGTGGCCGAGGCGGCCGCCACGGTCGTGCGTTTCGGCACCCCCACCGACGCCGAGATCGCCGCCTACGTCGCCACCGGCGAGCCCCTCGCCGTCGCGGGCGCCTTCACCCTGGACGGCGCCGGCGGCTGGTTCGTCGACGGCATCGACGGCGACCACGGCAACGTCCTGGGCATCTCCCTGCCCCTCCTGCGCCGCCTTCTGACCACCCTCGGTGTCTCCGTGCCCGCCCTCTGGCAGCACGCCTGA
- a CDS encoding EI24 domain-containing protein, with protein MGHLRSFMDGIGLFLQGLRWVARNPRWWLFGLIPALIVSVLYMVGLYFLGTNAGDIAEWATPFASGWGEAARNALRALLGLVIFGAGLVLSVVTFTAVTLIVGDPFYEKLSEKVEETYGEVPSGYELPLWKSIPRSIKDSLITLGYVLLFTIPLFFLGFVPVVGQTVVPVLGALVSGFFLTVELTTLAMERRGMARKSRFALLRRNKAVALGFGVLIFLLFLIPLGAVVAMPAAVAGGAIMVRTRLAPVA; from the coding sequence ATGGGTCATCTCCGCTCCTTTATGGACGGCATCGGGTTGTTTCTGCAGGGGCTGCGCTGGGTCGCGCGGAACCCCAGGTGGTGGCTGTTCGGGTTGATCCCCGCTCTGATCGTGTCCGTGCTCTACATGGTCGGCCTCTACTTCCTCGGCACCAACGCGGGAGACATCGCGGAGTGGGCGACGCCGTTCGCGAGCGGGTGGGGCGAGGCGGCACGGAACGCCCTCCGGGCCCTGCTCGGGCTGGTGATCTTCGGAGCCGGGCTGGTCCTGTCCGTGGTGACCTTCACCGCGGTGACCCTGATCGTGGGAGACCCTTTCTACGAGAAGCTCTCGGAGAAGGTCGAGGAGACCTACGGCGAGGTGCCGAGCGGGTATGAACTCCCGCTCTGGAAGTCGATCCCCAGGTCCATCAAGGACAGCTTGATCACTCTCGGATACGTCCTGCTGTTCACCATCCCGCTGTTCTTCCTGGGCTTCGTGCCGGTGGTCGGGCAGACGGTGGTGCCGGTGCTGGGCGCCCTGGTCTCGGGTTTCTTCCTCACGGTCGAGCTCACCACGCTGGCCATGGAGCGCCGCGGCATGGCACGCAAGAGCCGTTTCGCCCTTCTCCGGAGGAACAAGGCCGTGGCTCTCGGCTTCGGTGTGCTCATCTTCCTGCTCTTCCTCATCCCCCTGGGCGCCGTGGTCGCGATGCCCGCTGCCGTCGCGGGCGGCGCGATCATGGTCCGCACGCGCCTGGCGCCCGTCGCCTGA